Part of the Streptomyces europaeiscabiei genome is shown below.
ACCAGCCAGACCACCAGGACGATCACGGCGATCCACCACAGGGCCTTGAGGGCGAACCCGGCGCCGAAGAGGATCAGGGCGAGCAGTAGAACCAGTAGCAGGGGAACCATAGTTATCAACCTCCGTCCCGCCGTGTGCCCCGACCTGATCTGTGCACACACCAAAAATTTATCTGTTTCTTATCCACTGCTCGGGGCATCTGACGGGACTGCCCTCAGCCGCCCTTGCCTCACCTCGGACTGTCCGCGGCATCGGGGATGCGCACCCCGGCCGGCATCGTCTCCCCGGGCAGAGTCAGCGCCGAGGCCGTGCACATGGTCACCGAGAGTTCACGTAACACGCGTTCGAGGCCGTCAGTGGTGGTGCTTCTTCTCGGCGACCAGGGGTAGCTCCAGGCGGGGTCCGTGGAAGCGTTCGCGCAGGAGCCGGTCGTGCCTCACCACGACCGGCGTGCCGGTGTAGTGGGCCAGGGCTGCCTCGATCCCTTCCGTCAAGGCAGGGGCCAGGTGGTTCGTCGGCTCGTCGAGCAGTAGCAGATCGAGCGGGCCGGCCGTCACCAGCCGGGCCAGTTCGAGCTTGCGGCGCTGCCCGACGGACAGGTTCCGAACCGGAACAGCCAGGTCCGCGGCATGGAACAGGCCGAGCGCGAGGATCACGTCGGCATGCTCGTCGGGCTGCCCCGCCTGTCGGCTGCGAAGGCCGCGAGCACCGTTCGGGCATCGTACGGGTCGTCGGTCGCACTGTACTGACGTAGGAATCCGACCCGGTGCGGTCGGCGCACGATACCGGTGTCAGGTGTCAGTTCCCCTGCCAATAGCCGGAGCAGGGTGCTTTTGCCGACGCATCAGAGTGGCCCACGAGGACAGTGTCCAGCTGCACCGGATGCATACGCGTCAGTCACCCGCCAGAACGTCGCGCCGTACCTGGCTCACCCACAGGACAGCGCCAACTCCGGCACCAGATAGCAGATGCCGTCCACGCCGGGTGTGACCGAAGCCCCTCTCTGCCAATTGAGAACATTCGCGATAGTTAATACAACACAGATGGAGGGAGTGCCGGACATGGAGACAGATCCCCACCGAGTCACGGAAAGCGAAGCCCAATTCGTTGTGAACCACGGGCAGAACCTGCTCAGTCCAGCATCCTACTCACCCCTGTCAGCCCGACAACCCCTGTACGCCTGACAGTCACCCCGACTGCGCGCGTAGGCGTTTCAGGCATTGCTGTCGAGAACATGTCCGTTCTTGCGGTGCCACTCCGCCACGGGCCACGCGCTCCGCCGCGTCGCCTGCGCCCCGACCTGTGGGCTTTGACAGGTCCGCGATCCGTGCTCCATCATCATTTCACTAGTCGACTAGTGAAATGGTGGTGAAGGGGTTGGAGTTCCGCATCGACAGGCGGAGCGGGGTCGCCGCCTATCAACAGATCGTTCAGCAGACCAAGCAGGCGCTGCGGCTCGGCGTACTGGGGCCCGGGGATCAGTTGCCCACCGCCAAGGCGGTTGCCCAGACCTCCGCGGTCAACCCCAACACCACGCTCAAGGCGTACCGCGAACTGGAGCGGGAGGGCCTGGTCGAAGCGCGGCCGGGACTGGGGACCTTCGTACGTCAGTCGCTTGCTCGTCCTCAGGCGGGGGCGGATTCGCCGCTGCGCGGTGAGTTGGCTGACTGGATGGACCGGGCCCGCGAAGCGGGTCTTGAGCAGGACGACGTGGCCGCTCTGGTCGCGTCGGTGATGGACGAGCGGTACGCCGGGACCGGGCCTGCCGCCGAGCACGAGCGAACAACAACAGGAACAACAGAAACAAGGGGACACGCATGATGAGCTATGAGACGGGTTACGGGGGGCCGGCGGACACCGCCGCGATAGAAGCCCGTGGGGTCGGCCGGAAGTACCGCCGGGGCTGGGCGCTGCGGGACTGCTCCTTCCGGTTGCCGGCCGGGCGCATCTGCGGTCTGGTGGGTCCCAACGGGGCCGGTAAGACCACACTGATGGCCATCGCCGCCAACCTGCTGGAGCCGACCACCGGCGCCCTGCGCGTGTTCGGCGCGGCCCCGGAGTCGGCGGAGGCCACTCGGCGTACCGCGTTCCTCGCTCAGGAGAAGCCCCTTTTCCGGCGATTCACCGTCGCCGAGACCCTGAGAATGGGCCGTGAACTCAACCCTGGCTGGGACCAGCGGGCCGCCGAGAACATCGTCCGCGCGGGCAACGTGCCCTTCGACGCGAAGATCGGCACACTCTCCGGCGGCCAGCGCACCCGGGTTGCCTTCGCCGTCTCCTTCGGCAAGCGTCCCGACCTGCTGCTCCTCGACGAGCCGATGTCGGACCTCGACCCGCTGGTGCGCCACGAGTTGATGGGCACGCTGCTGGCCGAGGCCACCGAGCGCGGCACCACCGTGCTGATGTCCACGCACATGCTCGCCGAGCTGGAGAACACTTGCGACTACCTGCTGGTCATCGCGGGTGGTGGACTGCGCCTGGCCGGTGAGGTCGACGAACTGCTCACAGCCCACGCCGTGCTGACCGGGGTCCACATGGACGGGCGGACGCCCCCGGAGCTGGCATACCACACCATGGTCGAAACACGTACCAGCGGACGGCAGTTCACCTCACTGGTACGTCCCGACGGACCCGTCACCGGCCCCTGGGAGGCGAGCACCCCGAACCTGGAGGAGCTCCTGCTCGCCTATCTGCGCTCGCCCGAAGCCCCGCCGCTGATCAGTCCCAGTTCCTACGTCGCCCCGCAGGCGGTGGCGGCATGAGCACGATGACCAGCACCGGCGGCACCGGCAGCACCTTCTCCGACTCCGCCCGCAGCGAGACCGGCCGTGGCCGTGGCCTCCGGCTCAGCGGCATGAACTGGCTCGTCTGGCGTCAGCACCGCGCCGCCTACTGGACGCTGCTGGCCGCCGCCGCGATCACCGTCGCGGTGATCGTCTACCAACGCCAGCAAATGATCACGTACCTCGACGGGTACGGCTACCCCGACCTCAAGTCGGGCTGGGAAACCAAATACGACCAGGATCCGCTCAACGTGGCCGCCACGACGCTCGGGTTCCTGCCCGTCCTGATCGGTGTCTTCGTCGGTGCGCCCCTGCTCGCCGGCGACCTGGAGACCGGCACCGCCAAGCTGGTCACCGCGCAGTCCGTCAGCCGCGTTCGCTGGATCGCCACCAAGCTCGGGGTGACCGCGCTCGTGGTCGTGGTGTGCACCATGGCGCTCTCCGCCGCGTTCACCTGGTGGTGGTCGCCCGTCAAGTCGTCGCCGTACGTCATGAGTTGGATCGACGGTCCCGCCTTCGACAACACCGGACCCGTGCCCGTGGCGCTCACCCTGCTCACCGTCGTCGGTGGCGTGGCGATCGGCATGCTGCTGCGCAGGACCCTGCTGTCCATGGTCGTCACCCTGGGCTTCGCCGTCGTGCTGCAGGTGGTCTGGTCGTACTTCCGGACGTCCCTCGGGAACGTCATCACGGTCACCACCCACAACGGTGTCGGGAACGACTCCACGCCGAACATGCCCGAGGGCGCCCACCAGCTGGACGAGTTCTACCTCACCGCCTCCGGCGACCTCATCGGCTGGGGCAGCTGCGCCGAGGCGACGGAGAAGGCCCGCGACGCCTGCCTGGACAAGGCACAGGTCGTCGGCTGGTCGGTCGACTACATCCCGATCTCCCAGATGTCCGCCATGCAGTGGCTCGGCGCCTCGATCCTGCTGGCCCTGACCGCCGGCATCGCGGCGTTCGTCATCCTCTGGGGTCGCAAGCGCCTCGTCTGACATCCGTCCGAGCGCCTCGTCCGACCCGACCCTCCTCGCAGTTCTCTCTCCGTACGCGGCCGAGCGGCCACAGCGTCGCTCCGCCGCGTCCCGAGGCTGCCCCGATTCGGTGAGCACATCGCCATGAACCATGTCGAAAGGCCCAAGTTGAAGTCGCACAAGCGCAGGAAACGCGTGGTCACCACCGTCCCGCTGGCGGCCGCCCTGGCGGCGGCGCTCGGCGCCGGGCTGCTGGCGAGCACGCCCGACAGCGCCAAGGCCGCGCCCTCCACCGGCACCGGCACCGGCGCCCCCGCCAGGACCGTCACCCTCGTCACCGGCGACCGGGTGACCCTCGACGCCGAGGGCAAGGTGACCGGTGTGACGGCCGCCGAAGGCCGCGAGGGGATGGCCTTCCGCATCCAGCAGGCCGCGGGCCACGCGTACGTCCTGCCGCGCGATGCCGAACCGCTGATCGCGAACGGGACCGCCGACCGGCGGCTGTTCGACGTGACGCAACTGGTGAGTTCGCGCTACGACGACGCCCGCCGCTCCGACCTGCCGCTGATCGTCACCTACGACAAGGGCGCATCCCTCTCGGCGAGTACGTTCCGCAGCTCGGGCGCGACCGTCCGGCGGGACCTGCCGAGCATCAACGGCGACGCCGTACGGACCCGCAAGTCCGAGGGATCCGCCCTGTGGGAGACCCTCACCAGCGGCACCGGCTCCGCGAAGGTCAGGAAGATCTGGCTGGACGGCAAGGTGAAGGCGACCCTGGACAGGAGCATGCCGCAGATCGGCGCGCCCGCGGCCCACGCGGCGGGATACGACGGCAAGGGCGTCGAGGTCGCCGTCCTCGACAGCGGCGTCGACTCCACGCACCCGGACCTGAAGGACCGGATCGCGGCGGCGAAGAACTTCTCCACCGCCGCGGACACCGTCGACCGAGCGGGGCACGGCACGCACGTGGCCTCGACGATCGCGGGTTCCGGGACCGTGTCTCCCGCGGGCGCGAAGTACGAGGGCGTCGCGCCCGGCGTCCGGCTCCTGGTCGGCAAGGTGCTCGACGACGAAGGCTCGGGTGAGGACTCTGGTGTCATCGCCGGTATGCAGTGGGCCGTCGCACAGGGTGCCAAGGTCGTCAACATGAGCCTGGGCGGCACCGACACCCCCGGCATCGACCCCGTCGAGCAGGCCGTCAACGACCTGTCGGCCAGTTCCGGCGCCCTGTTCGTCATAGCCGCCGGCAACGAGGGCCCGGGCGAGGGCACCATAGGCACCCCCGGCAGCGCGGCCGCCGCGCTCACCGTCGGCGCGGTCGACCGCAAGGACGCCATCGCCGAGTTCTCCAGCCGCGGCCCCACGGCCGACGGCTTCCTCAAGCCCGACGTCACCGCGCCGGGCGTGGACATCGTCGCCGCCAAGGCCGCCGAGGGCTTCATGGGCGACCCCGCCGCCGACGGCTATGTCTCCATGAGCGGTACGTCGATGGCGACCCCGCACGTGGCGGGCGCCGCGGCGATCCTGGCGCAGCAGCACCCGGACTGGTCGGGCCGGCAGATCAAGGCCGCCCTCACCGCCTCCGCGAAGCCGACCGCCGCCACCTCCGCGTACACGCAGGGCACCGGCCGGGTGGACGTCGCCAGGGCGATCGACCAGCGGCTCACCAGCAGTCCGACCGCGCTGGGCTTCGGGACACAGGCGTACCCCCACACCGACGACCAGCCGGTCAGCAAGGACGTCACCTACCGCAACGCGGGCACCGAGCCGGTCACCCTCGACCTGGCCACCGAGGCCTACGGCAACGACGGAAAGCCCGCCGCCGAGGGCCTGTTCACGGTCTCCCCGCAGCGGCTCACCGTCCCGGCGGGCGGTGAGGCGACCGCCACCGTGACCACCGACACCCGCGTGGGAACGGCCGACGGCAGCTTCGGCGGCTCGCTGACCGCCACCACCGCAGACGGCACCACGACCGCGCGCACCTCCCTGGGCGTGGTCCGCGAGGTCGAGTCGTACGACCTGACCCTCAAGCACCTCGACCTCAAGGGCAAGGCCCCAAGAGACGCCGCGACGGGTATCTACGGCCTGGACAACGACATCTGGACGGAGGCCGTCTCCGACAGGGACGGCGAGGTCACCATCCGTCTGCCGAGGGGCCGTTACGCCCTGGAAGGAATGTTCGTCACCGGCAGCGCCGGACGGTCCGTGCTGCTGCACCCGAAGTTCGCGCTGACCAAGGACACGACCCTGGTCATGGACGCCCGGAGGACGAAGCCCGTCAAGGTCACCT
Proteins encoded:
- a CDS encoding GntR family transcriptional regulator, producing MVVKGLEFRIDRRSGVAAYQQIVQQTKQALRLGVLGPGDQLPTAKAVAQTSAVNPNTTLKAYRELEREGLVEARPGLGTFVRQSLARPQAGADSPLRGELADWMDRAREAGLEQDDVAALVASVMDERYAGTGPAAEHERTTTGTTETRGHA
- a CDS encoding DUF5670 family protein, translating into MVPLLLVLLLALILFGAGFALKALWWIAVIVLVVWLVGFLARSTGPGGKRGRWYRW
- a CDS encoding ABC transporter ATP-binding protein translates to MSYETGYGGPADTAAIEARGVGRKYRRGWALRDCSFRLPAGRICGLVGPNGAGKTTLMAIAANLLEPTTGALRVFGAAPESAEATRRTAFLAQEKPLFRRFTVAETLRMGRELNPGWDQRAAENIVRAGNVPFDAKIGTLSGGQRTRVAFAVSFGKRPDLLLLDEPMSDLDPLVRHELMGTLLAEATERGTTVLMSTHMLAELENTCDYLLVIAGGGLRLAGEVDELLTAHAVLTGVHMDGRTPPELAYHTMVETRTSGRQFTSLVRPDGPVTGPWEASTPNLEELLLAYLRSPEAPPLISPSSYVAPQAVAA
- a CDS encoding S8 family peptidase, which produces MNHVERPKLKSHKRRKRVVTTVPLAAALAAALGAGLLASTPDSAKAAPSTGTGTGAPARTVTLVTGDRVTLDAEGKVTGVTAAEGREGMAFRIQQAAGHAYVLPRDAEPLIANGTADRRLFDVTQLVSSRYDDARRSDLPLIVTYDKGASLSASTFRSSGATVRRDLPSINGDAVRTRKSEGSALWETLTSGTGSAKVRKIWLDGKVKATLDRSMPQIGAPAAHAAGYDGKGVEVAVLDSGVDSTHPDLKDRIAAAKNFSTAADTVDRAGHGTHVASTIAGSGTVSPAGAKYEGVAPGVRLLVGKVLDDEGSGEDSGVIAGMQWAVAQGAKVVNMSLGGTDTPGIDPVEQAVNDLSASSGALFVIAAGNEGPGEGTIGTPGSAAAALTVGAVDRKDAIAEFSSRGPTADGFLKPDVTAPGVDIVAAKAAEGFMGDPAADGYVSMSGTSMATPHVAGAAAILAQQHPDWSGRQIKAALTASAKPTAATSAYTQGTGRVDVARAIDQRLTSSPTALGFGTQAYPHTDDQPVSKDVTYRNAGTEPVTLDLATEAYGNDGKPAAEGLFTVSPQRLTVPAGGEATATVTTDTRVGTADGSFGGSLTATTADGTTTARTSLGVVREVESYDLTLKHLDLKGKAPRDAATGIYGLDNDIWTEAVSDRDGEVTIRLPRGRYALEGMFVTGSAGRSVLLHPKFALTKDTTLVMDARRTKPVKVTLPDGAAKPNGAMFFFHVDVNDKPYTSVYDAPSFGSIRVGQLGAPAPAAEVSAMYHGIWTHKSVNYRLAWNRTGDLSGFTKNVKRSQLTKVKVVVGAPVKGRTGSVWAAPLMPGGFYNLFQTEGRLPLTGTDYVLPNGIKWFYQTSQLGAPDAEGEPTWENTQVSTARAYAAGRDYTQRFNIGVFGPSLPSDPLANGGDSTGAVRVGNTFAAYVPLFSDGVGNTGTSTHTKAKSSLYADGKKIFAVNDPLNGDSYTVPAGKRTYKLGVDVSRAPAQFAVSTRTTATWTFTSAHVPGDTAKRLPLTVVRYTPKLSTASTAKAGTTLAVPFGLEGAATKVGTLRKLAFTVSYDDGRTWKKTTAVNGKLLKLRSPAEPGPVSLRVALTDADGNTLTQTIHRAYRTTK
- a CDS encoding ABC transporter permease subunit, with protein sequence MSTMTSTGGTGSTFSDSARSETGRGRGLRLSGMNWLVWRQHRAAYWTLLAAAAITVAVIVYQRQQMITYLDGYGYPDLKSGWETKYDQDPLNVAATTLGFLPVLIGVFVGAPLLAGDLETGTAKLVTAQSVSRVRWIATKLGVTALVVVVCTMALSAAFTWWWSPVKSSPYVMSWIDGPAFDNTGPVPVALTLLTVVGGVAIGMLLRRTLLSMVVTLGFAVVLQVVWSYFRTSLGNVITVTTHNGVGNDSTPNMPEGAHQLDEFYLTASGDLIGWGSCAEATEKARDACLDKAQVVGWSVDYIPISQMSAMQWLGASILLALTAGIAAFVILWGRKRLV